One Euphorbia lathyris chromosome 1, ddEupLath1.1, whole genome shotgun sequence DNA segment encodes these proteins:
- the LOC136202729 gene encoding uncharacterized protein isoform X1, translated as MPQACYTLTTAERKKFCQWLKDVKFPDGYALNLTRCVNLDNGKVSGMKSHDYHVFLQRLLPIAANGFLNKDLYHVLFGLSHFFKELCAKALDKSVLNRLHKDIVLILCKLELIYPPSFFVIMVHLAIHLSHEVELGGPVHYRWMYPFERFLRTLKDFVKNKAQPEGSIAEAYIAKECLTFCSLYLRGVETKFNQEERNYDGDQVHDVGGFFVFTPSARPLGASKCTMLSQMEFDKIQWYILNNSAEIDDYLSLHKEELTRENPLNVEKRHEAEFASWFKDRVTSLHRNGSLGPKDDLYVLGLGPDRRVSKYSGIIVKGIRFHTLERNQRRSTQNNGVMVEGEHNSKDVNFYGILQEIIELDYLYGKRVYMFKCDWWDVSDNRNGIRDDGKLVSVNIGRKWYADQPFILASQTEQVFYIDDIKNGSNWKIVQRVQPRNLYNVPEIEEGEDGGENFENEPYQQSETGEVDEFEIADDIDMEPLNRTDTLPEELDASSIFTNNNPQFEDTYEDEISDEDTFDDYSDDDTNNMNDESEEEDDA; from the exons ATGCCACAGGCATGTTATACATTAACAACAGCAGAACGAAAAAAATTCTGTCAATGGTTGAAGGATGTCAAGTTTCCTGATGGGTATGCCTTAAATTTGACTAGATGTGTCAATCTTGACAATGGTAAAGTTTCTGGGATGAAGAGTCATGATTATCACGTCTTTTTACAGAGATTACTTCCAATCGCAGCCAATGGTTTCTTAAATAAGGATTTATACCATGTGTTATTTGGACTCAGTCATTTCTTCAAGGAGCTATGTGCAAAAGCGTTGGATAAATCTGTTTTGAATCGTCTACATAAGGATATCGTACTCATCTTATGTAAGCTTGAATTGATATATCCTCCTTCATTTTTTGTTATTATGGTGCACTTGGCGATTCACCTAAGCCATGAGGTTGAATTAGGAGGGCCTGTTCATTACCGGTGGATGTATCCATTTGAAAg GTTTTTGCGTACTCTTAAGGATTTTGTGAAGAATAAAGCACAACCAGAAGGTTCCATTGCAGAAGCCTACATTGCCAAAGAATGTCTTACTTTTTGCTCTTTATATCTTCGTGGGGTCGAAACAAAATTCAACcaagaagaaagaaattatGATGGAGATCAAGTTCATGATGTTGGTGGATTTTTTGTATTTACTCCAAGTGCAAGGCCATTAGGTGCTTCCAAATGCACCATGTTGTCTCAAATGGAGTTTGACAAAATTCAATGGTACATTTTAAATAATTCAGCGGAAATAGATGATTACCTAAG TTTGCATAAGGAAGAGTTAACCCGAGAGAATCCACTTAATGTAGAAAAAAGACATGAAGCTGAATTTGCATCATGGTTTAAAGATCGT GTGACAAGTTTACATAGAAATGGTTCACTTGGTCCAAAAGATGATTTATATGTTTTAGGATTAGGACCTGACAGAAGAGTTTCTAAATATAGTGGAATAATAGTGAAAGGAATTCGGTTCCACACATTAGAACGTAATCAACGTCGAAGTACGCAAAACAATGGAGTAATGGTAGAAGGAGAGCATAATTCGAAAGATGTAAACTTTTATGGCATTTTACAAGAGATCATTGAACTTGATTACTTGTATGGAAAACGAGTTTATATGTTTAAGTGTGATTGGTGGGATGTTAGTGACAATAGAAATGGAATAAGGGATGATGGTAAATTGGTTAGTGTGAATATTGGTCGAAAATGGTATGCAGATCAGCCATTTATACTAGCATCTCAAACAGAACAAGTGTTTTACATTGATGACATAAAAAATGGTTCGAATTGGAAAATTGTGCAAAGAGTACAGCCTAGAAACTTGTATAATGTTCCAGAAATTGAGGAAGGAGAGGATGGAGGTGAAAATTTTGAGAATGAACCATATCAACAAAGTGAAACTGGCGAAGTTGATGAGTTTGAAATTGCGGATGATATAGATATGGAACCATTAAACAGGACCGATACTTTGCCAGAAGAGTTAGATGCTAGTTCTATTTTCACTAATAACAATCCTCAATTCGAAGATACATATGAAGATGAAATAAGTGATGAAGATACATTTGATGATTATTCCGATGATGATACAAATAATATGAACGATGAAAGTGAGGAAGAGGATGACGCATAG
- the LOC136202729 gene encoding uncharacterized protein isoform X2, translating into MIRFVVIWQSEFEISFDDPHAKEVIDSAMASHFKQYKHMCHKHYKKYTAEDAKKNPPEDVTQEDWVHLCNHFESDAFKKQSEANKLNRAKLVVPNRTGSKSYAQWIFEMESSQVSLDEPPVLKLYFDMHHNKDGTWFNLETQENYEKMIAEFQKSKEEEVQLSGQQIVEKILKPKSGYSRGLGYVAKPSSGRVARVYQESFQSEKQARELLEEKLKTQDEKIKSQEETIANLQASHDELKALFMSTLNRNGAQTSSSSPSED; encoded by the exons ATGATTCGTTTTGTCGTCATTTGGCAGAGTGAGTTTGAAATTAGTTTTGATGATCCACATGCGAAGGAGGTGATAGATTCAGCAATGGCCAGTCACTTTAAGCAATATAAGCATATGTGCCATAAGCATTATAAGAAGTACACTGCAGAAGATGCAAAGAAAAATCCACCCGAAGATGTTACTCAAGAGGATTGGGTCCATTTATGCAATCATTTTGAAAGTGACGCTTTCAAG AAACAAAGTGAAGCAAATAAACTGAATAGAGCTAAGTTGGTAGTTCCTAATCGAACTGGATCAAAATCATATGCACAATGGATTTTTGAAATG GAGTCCTCTCAAGTGAGCCTTGATGAACCACCTGTATTGAAGTTATACTTCGATATGCATCATAACAAAGACGGAACATGGTTCAATCTAGAAACTCAAGAAAATTAT gaaaAAATGATTGCAGAGTTTCAAAAgtctaaagaagaagaagttcaGTTATCTGGGCAACAGATTGTCGAAAAAATTTTGAAACCCAAAAGTGGTTACTCTCGTGGGTTAGGTTATGTGGCAAAGCCAAGTTCAGGTAGAGTTGCTCGTGTCTATCAAGAGAGCTTTCAATCTGAGAAACAAGCTCGTGAATTACTTGAGGAGAAGCTTAAAACTCAAGATGAGAAGATCAAAAGTCAAGAAGAAACCATTGCAAACTTACAAGCATCACATGATGAGCTTAAAGCTCTTTTTATGTCAACACTTAATCGTAATGGAGCCCAAACTTCTTCGTCATCTCCTTCTGAAGATTAA
- the LOC136202729 gene encoding uncharacterized protein isoform X3 gives MASHFKQYKHMCHKHYKKYTAEDAKKNPPEDVTQEDWVHLCNHFESDAFKKQSEANKLNRAKLVVPNRTGSKSYAQWIFEMESSQVSLDEPPVLKLYFDMHHNKDGTWFNLETQENYEKMIAEFQKSKEEEVQLSGQQIVEKILKPKSGYSRGLGYVAKPSSGRVARVYQESFQSEKQARELLEEKLKTQDEKIKSQEETIANLQASHDELKALFMSTLNRNGAQTSSSSPSED, from the exons ATGGCCAGTCACTTTAAGCAATATAAGCATATGTGCCATAAGCATTATAAGAAGTACACTGCAGAAGATGCAAAGAAAAATCCACCCGAAGATGTTACTCAAGAGGATTGGGTCCATTTATGCAATCATTTTGAAAGTGACGCTTTCAAG AAACAAAGTGAAGCAAATAAACTGAATAGAGCTAAGTTGGTAGTTCCTAATCGAACTGGATCAAAATCATATGCACAATGGATTTTTGAAATG GAGTCCTCTCAAGTGAGCCTTGATGAACCACCTGTATTGAAGTTATACTTCGATATGCATCATAACAAAGACGGAACATGGTTCAATCTAGAAACTCAAGAAAATTAT gaaaAAATGATTGCAGAGTTTCAAAAgtctaaagaagaagaagttcaGTTATCTGGGCAACAGATTGTCGAAAAAATTTTGAAACCCAAAAGTGGTTACTCTCGTGGGTTAGGTTATGTGGCAAAGCCAAGTTCAGGTAGAGTTGCTCGTGTCTATCAAGAGAGCTTTCAATCTGAGAAACAAGCTCGTGAATTACTTGAGGAGAAGCTTAAAACTCAAGATGAGAAGATCAAAAGTCAAGAAGAAACCATTGCAAACTTACAAGCATCACATGATGAGCTTAAAGCTCTTTTTATGTCAACACTTAATCGTAATGGAGCCCAAACTTCTTCGTCATCTCCTTCTGAAGATTAA